One Megalops cyprinoides isolate fMegCyp1 chromosome 4, fMegCyp1.pri, whole genome shotgun sequence genomic window carries:
- the LOC118776052 gene encoding probable L-galactonate transporter, producing MAGIPSVKLCLSLLDAKGTRTCKWDYNGNGWEYQVMAGPVFVLVYTFMGIFVGCLADAANRKVLLSASLMLWSLMTCLMGFVREYWQLVALRFGQGVGEAGCTPFAVSLIADYFSETARGSAMGFYNWGIYMGYSLAFVVGTYATRADIMGMGWRGAFLLSGLPGFAVALLVLVSVQEPPRKHRTGEESAPPGQNLLQRLGPQLRPFLSPALLLLCLAGSVRNAGGYVWAYNVQNYFSLYFPRVDVGRWLSWIPLVGGSLGVLFGGFVSDRVVKRRGLTARVWVLVISQVLASPFLLGALWLSPPYAFLMLIPAYIIGEMWVGVALAIVVELVPSSIRTSAVAVYLFIITNIGGSAPLLVTPLSALCGLRGALILLYPGAYLTGSILFLAILCVIRRGRPKPDSEDLEPLLQEPDPGPEDKKST from the exons ATGGCAGGTATACCATCCGTCAAGTT ATGTTTGTCGTTGCTGGACGCGAAAGGGACTCGCACCTGTAAGTGGGATTACAATGGCAACGGCTGGGAGTACCAGGTTATGGCCGGACCCGTCTTCGTCCTCGTTTACACTTTCATGG GGATTTTCGTGGGTTGCCTGGCCGACGCTGCGAACAGGAAAGTCCTGCTGTCTGCCAGCCTGATGCTGTGGAGTCTGATGACCTGCCTGATGGGCTTTGTGAGGGAATACTGGCAGCTGGTGGCACTGCGCTTCGGGCAGGGCGTCGG GGAGGCTGGGTGCACGCCGTTTGCGGTCAGTCTGATAGCGGATTACTTCTCCGAGACGGCCAGGGGCTCAGCCATGGGCTTCTACAACTGGGGGATCTACATGGGCTACAGCCTGGCCTTCGTCGTGGGGACCTACGCCACCCGGGCCGACATCATGGGCATG GGCTGGCGCGGGGCCTTCCTGTTGTCCGGGTTACCGGGGTTTGCCGTGGCTCTGCTGGTTCTGGTGTCGGTCCAAGAGCCCCCCAGAAAGCACAGGACTGGTGAAGAGAGCGCCCCACCCGGCCAGAACCTGCTCCAGCGTCTGGGTCCCCAGCTCCGCCCCTTCCTGAGCCCCGCCCTGCTGCTTCTGTGCCTGGCTGGCTCTGTGAGGAACGCAG GGGGCTACGTTTGGGCCTATAACGTGCAGAACTACTTCAGCCTGTACTTCCCCCGAGTGGATGTGGGCCGCTGGCTGTCCTGGATCCCGCTGGTGGGAGGCAGTTTGGGGGTTCTGTTTGGGGGGTTCGTCTCCGACCGGGTGGTGAAGAGGAGGGGCCTCACAGCCAGGGTGTGGGTGCTTGTGATCAGCCAG GTCCTGGCGTCACCTTTCCTGCTGGGGGCGCTGTGGCTCTCACCTCCATATGCATTCCTCATGCTGATTCCAGCTTACATCATCG GTGAGATGTGGGTGGGCGTGGCGCTGGCCATCGTGGTGGAGCTGGTTCCCTCCTCCATCCGCACGTCGGCTGTGGCCGTCTACCTCTTCATCATCACCAACATCGGTGGCAGCGCCCCCCTGCTGGTCACCCCGCTCAGCGCACTCTGCGGCCTGCGGGGGGCGCTCATCCTGCTCTACCCCGGGGCGTACCTCACCG GGTCCATTCTGTTCCTGGCGATTCTGTGTGTCATTCGAAGAGGGCGGCCCAAACCTGACAGTGAAGACTTAGAACCCCTCCTGCAGGAACCAGACCCGGGACCAGAGGACAAGAAGAGCACATGA